A single region of the Phycisphaerae bacterium RAS1 genome encodes:
- the besA gene encoding Ferri-bacillibactin esterase BesA, whose protein sequence is MGGTGVSPVPRDGRDARPTQSGCKQRDKRAMKNRISGFKVWPSITVARASAILVLAAAAIATTATGCAARDERPPQSDSNPPAASPDRPAGAGAPSPAVDGIHASNAEPLTIGQSFTLDSHILGEVRRINVYRPTIYGEPPAGPLPVLYMLDGGLHEDFLHIAGLVQVLVSNGGMRPALLVGVENTQRRRNLTGPTSNPDNLKIAPVVGGSAAFRRFVRDELIPAVRARYDVSDRRALIGESLAGLFVLETFFLDRDLFDTYIAIDPSLWWADGELVRLAESRLTQPQTSPTADSRRPNVFLAFSNEPSLTAAAERLAGEFRLHGGEVAFHFVTLAGETHATVYHPAALIALRTVLAPP, encoded by the coding sequence ATGGGTGGGACGGGCGTCTCGCCCGTCCCGCGCGACGGGCGAGACGCCCGTCCCACCCAATCAGGATGCAAACAGCGCGACAAACGGGCAATGAAAAATCGAATCTCCGGCTTCAAGGTTTGGCCTTCAATCACGGTCGCACGCGCATCGGCGATCCTGGTACTTGCCGCAGCGGCGATCGCGACGACTGCTACCGGCTGCGCGGCGCGGGACGAGCGGCCACCGCAATCCGATTCCAACCCGCCGGCGGCCTCTCCCGACCGGCCGGCGGGCGCGGGCGCGCCGTCGCCGGCCGTGGACGGCATTCACGCCTCAAACGCCGAGCCGCTGACGATCGGCCAGTCGTTCACGCTCGACTCACACATTCTGGGCGAGGTCCGCCGGATCAACGTCTACCGTCCGACCATCTACGGCGAGCCGCCCGCCGGACCGCTGCCGGTGCTCTACATGCTCGACGGCGGACTCCACGAGGATTTTCTGCACATCGCCGGGCTGGTGCAGGTGCTGGTGAGCAATGGCGGCATGCGGCCGGCGCTGCTCGTGGGCGTCGAAAACACGCAGCGCCGCCGCAACCTGACCGGCCCGACATCCAACCCGGACAACCTGAAGATCGCCCCGGTGGTCGGAGGCTCGGCAGCCTTCCGCCGCTTCGTGCGCGACGAGCTGATCCCCGCCGTCCGCGCCCGCTACGACGTGAGCGACCGGCGCGCCCTCATCGGCGAATCGCTGGCCGGGCTGTTCGTGCTGGAGACGTTCTTTCTGGATCGCGACCTGTTCGACACGTACATCGCGATCGACCCGAGCCTGTGGTGGGCCGACGGCGAGCTGGTCCGCCTGGCCGAATCGCGCCTGACCCAACCGCAGACGTCGCCGACCGCCGACTCACGCCGGCCGAACGTATTCCTTGCGTTCAGCAACGAGCCGTCGCTGACCGCGGCGGCCGAGCGGCTGGCCGGAGAATTCCGCTTGCACGGCGGCGAGGTCGCGTTTCACTTCGTGACGCTGGCGGGCGAGACGCACGCGACGGTGTATCACCCGGCGGCGCTCATTGCGCTGCGAACGGTACTTGCGCCGCCCTGA
- the yahK gene encoding Aldehyde reductase YahK, whose translation MFNTKAYSAAAATSRLASAVIPRRDPTPRDVQIEILYCGICHSDLHAVRNEWAGTMPTTYPIVPGHEIVGRVAKVGSAVTKFKPGDLAAVGCLVDSDGDCPPCRLGLEQLCPNMTLTFNSPDKHGTAPVTYGGYSAGIVVDERFVLRVPANLNLAGAAPLLCAGITTYSPMRRWGVGGGKKAGVVGLGGLGHMGVKFARAFGAHVAVFTTSPKKMEDALRLGAHEVIVSRDANEMARHAGSFDFILDTVSAPHDINAYINLLRADGTLTLVGAPAEPFAVSAFALLFGRRNLCGSLIGGLAETQEMLDFCGSRNITADVEVIAIQKVNEAYERLARSDVKYRFCIDMASLKAE comes from the coding sequence ATGTTCAACACGAAGGCCTACTCTGCCGCCGCCGCGACGTCGCGGCTGGCTTCCGCCGTGATCCCGCGCCGTGATCCGACGCCGCGCGACGTGCAGATCGAGATTCTCTACTGCGGCATCTGCCATTCCGACCTGCACGCGGTGCGCAACGAATGGGCCGGGACGATGCCCACCACCTACCCGATTGTTCCGGGGCACGAGATCGTCGGGCGCGTCGCCAAGGTCGGCTCCGCGGTCACGAAGTTCAAGCCGGGCGACCTGGCGGCCGTCGGCTGCCTGGTCGATTCGGACGGCGACTGCCCACCGTGCCGGTTGGGCCTGGAGCAGCTTTGCCCGAACATGACGCTCACGTTCAACTCGCCCGACAAGCACGGAACGGCGCCGGTTACGTACGGCGGGTACTCGGCGGGGATCGTGGTGGATGAGCGGTTTGTCCTGCGCGTGCCGGCGAACCTGAATCTCGCCGGGGCGGCCCCGCTTCTGTGCGCCGGAATCACGACCTATTCGCCGATGCGCCGCTGGGGCGTGGGCGGCGGCAAAAAAGCGGGCGTCGTGGGGCTGGGCGGGCTGGGGCACATGGGCGTGAAGTTCGCGCGGGCGTTCGGGGCGCACGTGGCGGTGTTCACCACGTCGCCGAAGAAGATGGAGGATGCGCTGCGGCTGGGGGCGCATGAGGTGATCGTCTCGCGCGACGCGAACGAAATGGCCCGGCACGCGGGCAGCTTCGACTTCATTCTCGACACGGTCTCCGCGCCGCACGACATCAACGCATATATCAACCTCCTGCGAGCGGATGGGACGCTCACGCTGGTCGGGGCGCCGGCGGAGCCGTTCGCCGTGTCGGCGTTTGCGCTGCTGTTCGGCCGGCGCAACCTCTGCGGCTCGCTCATCGGCGGCCTGGCGGAAACGCAGGAGATGCTGGATTTCTGCGGCAGCCGGAACATCACCGCGGATGTCGAGGTGATCGCGATTCAGAAGGTGAACGAGGCGTATGAACGGCTGGCGCGGTCGGACGTGAAGTATCGGTTCTGCATTGATATGGCGTCGCTGAAGGCGGAGTGA
- the pknB_9 gene encoding Serine/threonine-protein kinase PknB produces MSEPQYREEMVRLLLEAARAKGSTDLFAFSEPAAGSSQDASTLVSGSARPRRESDLSVDAMLAEYKLVEHIGSGAFGHVWRAYSATEERDVAIKVLPAELSRDDQEMQRVKQCFKNVHHLQHQHICPVYRLGFDERYGYYLVMRYVAGAPLSHWRDSLADAQPPLTQAIDYVGMAGAALDYAHLHRVVHRDIKPGNLLRSPAGDDLQVVDFGLSEQIHSSMSRVSGASLPMVGTPAYMSPESCRGSPQDGRSDQYSLACVAYYLLSGRPPFDSTPWIVVMCHLERMPVPVRGVSEPVNKVLLRALSKEPGARFPKCADFVHALREASKPVRIASANASIASQRSIVMQAEQWNDSWLCPSYKTPAQPVIGIAFARNNERLYVLRSDGAIDMWSPGASSLTRLTTFMMPPAHSIAVTPQGGFLIAGNDERIVVYDPAEVRRIMTYEPKNDSIAAICPVPRTPAEIGCLTRRGQLVFVDVATGGVRRTLRVRSGDTVGLCVANKNPILVEYTRNTLSYRSLKTSFTAPAWPKLPRDLTDRIDETFFTSGDSYFLVRRTDGRVLCANPTSGKLLWISPAEPLIRHVVVDIGELLLLAAMDGPDLRIIDMATGRPLPSVGLPCPATRVAISAQGRVAVALLDNRVLIAERLPIVRTEGPSQRGT; encoded by the coding sequence ATGTCCGAGCCGCAATACCGAGAGGAAATGGTGCGCCTGCTGCTCGAAGCGGCCCGCGCCAAGGGCAGCACCGACCTGTTCGCGTTCAGCGAGCCCGCCGCCGGCAGCTCGCAGGACGCCTCGACCCTGGTCAGCGGCTCGGCCCGCCCGCGGCGCGAGTCCGACCTGTCCGTAGACGCCATGCTGGCCGAGTACAAGCTGGTCGAGCACATCGGCTCGGGCGCGTTCGGCCACGTCTGGCGGGCCTACAGCGCCACCGAGGAGCGCGACGTCGCTATCAAGGTGCTGCCGGCGGAGCTCAGCCGCGACGACCAGGAGATGCAGCGCGTCAAGCAGTGCTTCAAGAACGTCCACCACCTGCAGCACCAGCATATCTGCCCGGTCTACCGGCTCGGCTTCGACGAGCGCTACGGCTACTACCTCGTCATGCGCTACGTCGCCGGCGCGCCGCTCAGCCATTGGCGCGACAGCCTGGCCGACGCCCAGCCGCCGCTGACGCAGGCCATCGACTACGTCGGAATGGCCGGCGCCGCGCTCGACTACGCCCACCTGCACCGCGTCGTGCATCGCGACATCAAGCCCGGAAACCTGCTGCGCTCCCCCGCCGGCGACGATCTGCAGGTCGTCGATTTCGGCCTCTCCGAGCAGATTCACTCCAGCATGTCGCGCGTCAGCGGCGCCAGCCTGCCCATGGTCGGCACGCCCGCCTACATGTCGCCCGAGTCCTGCCGCGGCTCGCCGCAGGACGGCCGCAGCGACCAGTACTCGCTCGCCTGTGTCGCCTATTACCTGCTCTCCGGCCGCCCGCCCTTCGACAGCACGCCCTGGATCGTCGTCATGTGCCACCTGGAGCGCATGCCGGTTCCCGTCCGCGGCGTGTCCGAGCCGGTGAACAAAGTGTTGCTGCGCGCCCTCTCCAAGGAGCCAGGTGCGCGCTTCCCGAAGTGCGCCGATTTCGTCCACGCCCTGCGCGAAGCGAGCAAGCCGGTGCGCATCGCCTCGGCCAACGCCTCGATCGCCTCGCAGCGCTCGATCGTCATGCAGGCCGAGCAGTGGAACGACAGTTGGCTCTGCCCCAGCTACAAAACCCCCGCCCAGCCCGTGATCGGAATCGCCTTCGCCCGCAACAACGAGCGGCTCTACGTCCTGCGCAGCGACGGCGCGATCGACATGTGGTCGCCCGGCGCCAGCAGCCTGACGCGCCTCACCACTTTCATGATGCCCCCGGCCCACAGCATCGCCGTCACTCCGCAGGGCGGATTCCTCATCGCCGGAAACGACGAGCGCATCGTCGTCTACGATCCCGCCGAAGTCCGCCGCATCATGACCTACGAACCCAAGAACGACTCCATCGCGGCCATCTGCCCCGTGCCGCGCACCCCGGCCGAAATCGGCTGCCTGACGCGCCGCGGACAACTGGTCTTCGTCGACGTGGCGACCGGCGGCGTGCGGCGGACGCTTCGCGTCCGCTCCGGCGACACGGTCGGCCTGTGCGTCGCGAACAAGAACCCGATCCTGGTCGAGTACACCCGCAACACGCTCAGCTACCGCAGCCTCAAAACCAGCTTCACTGCGCCCGCCTGGCCCAAGCTGCCGCGCGACCTGACCGACCGCATCGACGAGACCTTCTTCACGTCCGGCGATTCATACTTCCTGGTGCGCCGGACCGACGGCCGCGTGCTCTGCGCCAATCCAACCAGCGGCAAGCTGCTGTGGATCTCCCCCGCCGAACCGCTCATCCGCCATGTGGTCGTCGATATCGGCGAGCTGCTGCTCCTGGCGGCGATGGACGGCCCCGACCTGCGCATCATCGACATGGCCACCGGCCGCCCGCTGCCCAGCGTCGGCTTGCCCTGCCCGGCGACGCGCGTGGCGATCTCCGCCCAGGGCCGCGTGGCCGTGGCCCTGCTCGACAACCGCGTGCTCATCGCCGAAAGGCTGCCAATCGTCCGCACGGAGGGTCCATCGCAGCGCGGGACGTGA
- the pbpE_2 gene encoding Penicillin-binding protein 4*, which yields MKSRSVVASALCLAGLAIVARAIDPPKWATPKAASAEQLAAEIDGYIKDLEKQGLNGIVLITYKGKDLLHKAYGLADRESGRKMTVETGSCIGSIVKPITKAAIIKLESEGKLRLDDVLPRFFDNVPPDKAEITLQQVLDHKAGFPDIFGDDYEPATKEWVIEKLMTTPLIAKPGEKESYSNAGYSLLGAVIEKLGQMPYEKYVHSQLFVPAGTPRIGYLIPGWKNEELAVGYKDGKRWGTPLDHPWMADGPSWNLRCNGGMIATVRDLHSYFDAVLGGRVLSAEGTKSYRKQAIRKRSSGEQVIGSVGGNGITNSIYVNLVDDQFVFVMFTSVAEFESEEVFKQLKQRILDFVL from the coding sequence ATGAAGAGTCGAAGTGTGGTTGCGTCCGCGTTGTGTCTGGCCGGGCTCGCGATCGTCGCGCGGGCGATCGACCCGCCGAAATGGGCGACGCCGAAGGCGGCGTCCGCGGAGCAACTTGCGGCGGAGATCGACGGATACATCAAGGATTTGGAAAAACAGGGACTCAACGGGATCGTGCTGATCACGTACAAGGGCAAGGACCTTTTGCACAAGGCCTACGGGCTGGCCGACCGCGAGAGCGGGCGGAAGATGACGGTTGAGACGGGCAGTTGCATCGGCTCCATCGTCAAGCCGATCACCAAGGCCGCGATCATCAAGCTCGAGTCGGAGGGCAAGCTCCGCCTCGACGACGTCCTGCCGAGATTCTTCGACAACGTGCCGCCCGACAAGGCGGAAATCACGCTGCAACAGGTGTTGGATCACAAGGCCGGGTTCCCCGACATTTTCGGCGACGACTATGAACCCGCGACCAAGGAATGGGTCATCGAAAAACTGATGACGACGCCGCTCATCGCCAAGCCCGGGGAGAAGGAGTCCTACTCCAACGCGGGCTACAGCCTGCTCGGGGCCGTGATAGAGAAGCTCGGGCAGATGCCCTACGAAAAGTACGTGCACTCGCAATTGTTCGTCCCCGCCGGAACGCCGCGAATCGGATACCTGATCCCCGGGTGGAAGAACGAGGAGCTGGCGGTCGGATACAAGGATGGCAAGCGGTGGGGCACGCCGCTGGATCATCCCTGGATGGCAGACGGTCCATCGTGGAATCTGCGATGCAACGGCGGAATGATCGCGACGGTTCGCGACCTGCACAGCTACTTTGACGCCGTTCTGGGCGGCCGAGTCTTGTCTGCGGAGGGTACGAAGAGCTACCGCAAACAGGCAATCCGCAAGCGCAGCTCAGGCGAGCAGGTGATCGGCTCGGTCGGCGGCAACGGGATCACCAACTCGATCTACGTGAACCTCGTGGACGACCAATTCGTCTTTGTCATGTTTACCAGCGTGGCAGAATTCGAATCGGAGGAAGTCTTCAAGCAGTTGAAACAGCGCATTCTCGACTTCGTGTTGTAG
- the yvoA gene encoding HTH-type transcriptional repressor YvoA, whose protein sequence is MARRLDRDSPVPLYHQIVETLRYRIATGQLRPGDALPPLRDAATRWGVNLHTVRRAYADLAAAGLAVIRRPQGASVAKTAPARRLSVSGLAAFLADIVQAARTRFGVDARGLAELLARERMGNESVASSRGSFVECSLMQAEDYARQIERRWNVEVSAHCLDAAGEPPAGPILSTYFHFNDVRRRWPRRRADMRFVAVALDPTLTEALARRSGRSKPARLVLAETNADRARDAVADLMSLFHSKDVSIGARVTRRPGELLEGKKLPDAVLFAPRLWSKLDESLRSHPAAVQLRYVIEPTALSALGSECGWSARDRMGSRVV, encoded by the coding sequence ATGGCGCGGCGCCTGGATCGCGACAGCCCCGTTCCGCTTTATCACCAGATCGTGGAGACGTTGCGCTATCGCATCGCCACGGGGCAACTGCGCCCCGGCGACGCGCTTCCGCCTCTGCGCGACGCCGCGACACGATGGGGAGTCAATCTCCACACCGTCCGTCGGGCATACGCAGACCTTGCGGCCGCCGGCCTGGCGGTCATCCGCCGTCCGCAAGGCGCCTCCGTCGCAAAGACCGCCCCGGCGCGACGATTGAGCGTATCGGGCCTGGCCGCTTTTCTTGCCGACATCGTGCAAGCCGCGCGGACGCGGTTCGGCGTCGATGCGCGCGGTCTGGCGGAACTGCTCGCCCGCGAACGCATGGGGAATGAGTCCGTCGCGAGCTCGCGAGGGTCGTTCGTCGAGTGTTCTCTGATGCAGGCGGAGGATTATGCGCGTCAGATCGAGCGGCGCTGGAACGTCGAGGTGTCGGCGCATTGCCTGGATGCCGCTGGTGAGCCTCCAGCGGGACCGATCCTCTCGACGTATTTTCATTTCAACGACGTCCGCCGGCGCTGGCCGCGGCGTCGCGCGGACATGCGCTTTGTGGCGGTGGCGCTCGATCCAACGCTGACCGAGGCTCTCGCGCGACGATCCGGTCGATCAAAACCGGCGCGACTGGTACTGGCGGAGACGAACGCCGACCGAGCGCGCGACGCGGTCGCGGACCTGATGTCACTTTTCCACTCCAAGGATGTCTCGATCGGCGCGCGGGTAACCCGGCGACCGGGCGAGCTGCTGGAGGGTAAGAAGCTCCCGGACGCGGTTCTGTTCGCGCCGCGGCTGTGGTCGAAGCTGGATGAGTCGCTGCGTTCGCACCCGGCGGCGGTGCAGCTTCGCTACGTCATTGAGCCCACGGCGCTGAGCGCGCTCGGTTCCGAATGCGGTTGGAGTGCAAGAGACCGGATGGGTTCTCGCGTTGTCTAA
- the thiC gene encoding Phosphomethylpyrimidine synthase codes for MTQLESARKGVITAEMARVAVRENVTPECIRDGVARGAIVIPANVRHLAGSAGAEPSSKLRVASSELKKNGGSAAHSNSLLATRYSEPPSATEGRRYGSSDSEVGRYGPAVGHPTATSASAYWVNQTVAQRRAWIDDPAHCRGERAAKRLDPTGIGRSITTKINANQGASPVSSDTREELDKLRHAILYGADTVMDLSTGGRLDECRQAIIDNSVVPVGTVPIYSMIAPREQGTGNREQRTGGKRIEELTYDDILREVEHQAQQGVDYFTIHAGILKEHLALIRGRITGLVSRGGSLLAKWMIHHNKQNPMYDLFDEISAVMRKYDVTYSLGDGVRPGCLADASDPAQLAELHVLAELVQRAREAGVQVMVEGPGHVPLNEIAWNMEHQRTVCDDAPFYVLGPLVTDVFPGYDHITSAIGATEAARAGAAMLCYVTPKEHVGLPKADDVKAGCIAYKIAAHAGDIARGIRAARQWDDDLSKARAALNWPKHFELAFDGETARALHDEDLEVDTDFCAMCGHDWCSMRISKEIQEWASGKAEGYVPLKVAAKSPGLTQEQQALLATRAKGSVGVPPAPGSAGVSPALGGAGVSPAKLACHSDNVADAEQARRVQREVLKGAE; via the coding sequence ATGACCCAGCTCGAATCCGCCCGCAAGGGCGTCATCACCGCTGAAATGGCCCGCGTCGCGGTTCGTGAGAACGTGACGCCCGAGTGCATCCGCGACGGCGTCGCACGCGGCGCGATTGTCATACCGGCGAATGTGAGGCATCTGGCCGGCTCGGCGGGGGCCGAGCCGAGTTCAAAGTTAAGAGTAGCGAGTAGCGAGTTGAAGAAGAACGGCGGCAGCGCTGCGCATTCCAACTCGCTACTCGCTACTCGCTACTCTGAACCTCCGTCGGCCACAGAGGGCCGACGCTACGGTTCGTCCGACTCGGAGGTCGGACGCTACGGGCCCGCGGTCGGTCATCCGACGGCTACGTCCGCGTCCGCCTACTGGGTCAATCAGACCGTCGCCCAACGCCGCGCGTGGATTGATGATCCGGCGCATTGCCGCGGCGAGCGGGCCGCCAAGCGGCTTGACCCGACCGGCATCGGCCGCAGCATCACCACCAAGATCAACGCCAACCAGGGCGCCAGCCCGGTCAGCAGCGACACGCGCGAAGAGCTCGACAAGCTCCGACATGCGATTCTCTACGGCGCCGACACGGTGATGGACCTTTCCACTGGCGGCCGGCTCGACGAATGTCGCCAAGCGATCATTGACAACAGCGTCGTGCCGGTCGGGACTGTGCCGATCTACAGCATGATTGCGCCGAGGGAACAGGGAACAGGGAACAGGGAACAGCGAACCGGCGGCAAGCGGATTGAAGAACTCACCTATGATGACATTCTGCGCGAAGTCGAGCATCAGGCGCAGCAGGGCGTCGATTACTTCACGATCCACGCCGGCATTCTGAAGGAGCACCTGGCGCTCATTCGCGGCCGAATCACCGGCCTCGTCAGCCGCGGCGGGTCGCTGCTGGCCAAGTGGATGATTCACCACAACAAGCAGAACCCGATGTACGACCTGTTTGACGAAATCTCCGCCGTCATGCGGAAGTACGACGTCACCTATTCGCTCGGCGACGGCGTGCGGCCCGGCTGCCTCGCGGACGCCAGCGATCCGGCCCAGCTCGCGGAGCTGCACGTATTGGCGGAGCTGGTGCAGCGGGCGCGCGAGGCCGGCGTGCAGGTGATGGTCGAGGGGCCGGGGCACGTGCCGCTGAACGAGATCGCGTGGAACATGGAGCATCAGCGGACGGTGTGCGACGATGCGCCGTTCTACGTGCTTGGCCCGCTCGTCACCGACGTTTTCCCCGGCTACGACCACATCACGTCCGCGATCGGCGCGACCGAGGCGGCGCGGGCCGGTGCGGCGATGCTCTGCTACGTGACGCCCAAGGAGCACGTCGGACTGCCGAAGGCCGACGATGTGAAAGCCGGCTGCATCGCCTACAAGATCGCCGCCCACGCCGGCGACATTGCCCGCGGCATCCGCGCCGCGCGGCAATGGGACGACGACCTGAGCAAGGCGCGCGCGGCGCTGAACTGGCCGAAGCATTTTGAGCTGGCCTTCGACGGCGAGACGGCGCGGGCGCTGCATGACGAGGATTTGGAGGTCGATACCGACTTCTGCGCCATGTGCGGGCATGACTGGTGCTCGATGCGAATCAGCAAGGAGATTCAGGAGTGGGCCAGCGGGAAGGCGGAGGGCTATGTTCCGCTCAAGGTCGCGGCCAAGTCTCCGGGGCTGACGCAGGAGCAGCAGGCCCTGCTGGCAACCCGGGCGAAGGGGAGCGTCGGCGTCCCGCCGGCGCCGGGGAGTGCGGGCGTCTCGCCGGCATTGGGGGGCGCGGGCGTCTCGCCCGCGAAACTTGCGTGCCACAGCGACAACGTGGCGGACGCGGAGCAGGCCCGGCGGGTGCAGCGGGAGGTTCTGAAGGGGGCGGAGTAA
- a CDS encoding Nucleotidyltransferase domain protein, whose amino-acid sequence MIPIDALASELAALCRRHHVRELAVFGSAARGDARPDSDIDLLVEFEPSAQIGFIALARLAHELEALFGRKVDLVPKDGLKARIRDHVLAEAEVIFAA is encoded by the coding sequence ATGATCCCAATTGACGCCCTCGCCAGCGAGCTGGCGGCTCTTTGCCGCCGGCATCACGTTCGCGAACTGGCCGTATTCGGTTCCGCCGCCCGCGGCGACGCGCGACCCGACAGCGATATCGACCTGCTGGTTGAATTTGAGCCTTCGGCGCAGATCGGGTTCATCGCGCTTGCTCGGCTGGCGCACGAATTGGAGGCGCTCTTTGGCCGAAAGGTGGATCTAGTGCCCAAGGACGGCCTGAAAGCACGCATCCGCGACCACGTCCTCGCCGAGGCGGAGGTGATCTTTGCGGCGTGA
- a CDS encoding HEPN domain protein: MTGPSRAVNSARAAPNLDSVCFHAQQCAEKYLKACLHDAAVYFDKTHNLVKLLDQLVALEPDWAHLRPELQDLTTHAVEVRYPGVFADRAMAKGAVATCNKVRELVRARLKLEPDSVGRTRKRKVAKSMQRRTKKR; the protein is encoded by the coding sequence GTGACTGGACCGTCGCGCGCCGTGAACTCCGCGCGCGCGGCTCCGAATCTGGACAGCGTGTGTTTTCACGCCCAGCAGTGCGCAGAGAAATACCTGAAGGCGTGTCTTCACGACGCAGCGGTCTACTTCGACAAGACGCACAACCTCGTAAAGCTCCTCGACCAACTGGTCGCGCTGGAGCCGGATTGGGCACACTTGCGCCCGGAGCTTCAGGACTTGACGACGCACGCCGTCGAAGTGCGCTATCCTGGCGTCTTCGCAGACCGAGCGATGGCCAAGGGAGCCGTCGCAACCTGCAACAAAGTGCGCGAATTGGTGCGAGCTCGCTTGAAGCTGGAACCCGATTCGGTCGGGCGCACACGTAAGCGAAAAGTAGCGAAGAGTATGCAACGGCGAACGAAGAAACGATGA
- a CDS encoding Nucleotidyltransferase domain protein → MVPMRDIRAFARRIAAAFKPRRIILFGSYAYGEPTGDSDVDLMVVMDYSGHPARTAAKVLRTVSPPFAVDLVVRSPIELRRRIALNDWFLRDIVTKGRVLHESADR, encoded by the coding sequence ATGGTCCCCATGCGAGACATCCGCGCCTTCGCCCGCCGGATTGCGGCGGCGTTCAAGCCGCGGCGGATCATCCTGTTCGGCTCGTACGCGTACGGCGAGCCGACGGGAGATTCCGACGTGGATTTGATGGTGGTGATGGACTACTCCGGGCATCCCGCGCGCACCGCAGCGAAGGTGTTGAGAACAGTCAGTCCGCCGTTCGCCGTTGATCTCGTGGTGCGCTCGCCGATCGAATTGCGCCGGCGAATTGCGCTGAACGATTGGTTCTTGCGAGACATTGTTACGAAGGGCAGGGTGTTGCATGAATCCGCTGACCGCTGA
- the rpoA_2 gene encoding DNA-directed RNA polymerase subunit alpha: MSVRANNCLEAAAVRTIRELVQWPEQRLLTLRSFGRTSLAEVKEKLAAFGLRVEMTPAEIARWERFGE; the protein is encoded by the coding sequence TTGTCCGTCCGGGCGAACAACTGCCTCGAAGCCGCCGCGGTGCGGACGATTCGCGAACTGGTGCAGTGGCCGGAGCAGCGGCTGCTGACACTGCGGTCGTTCGGGCGGACGTCGCTGGCCGAGGTGAAGGAGAAGCTTGCGGCGTTCGGGCTTCGCGTGGAGATGACGCCGGCGGAAATTGCGAGATGGGAGCGGTTTGGAGAATGA
- a CDS encoding HEPN domain protein: MKPLTREWIAKAEEDFAVARREMRTRTHPAFGAICFHAQQCAEKYLKARLCESGTPIERTHDLAKLLAELAKSDAGLGLLAPAADGLTSFGVKYRYPGATASRADARGALRAATLIREAMRMKLGVPIAPKRRKRAPPRRRLRRSTTRKRKRGK; this comes from the coding sequence ATGAAGCCGCTCACGCGTGAGTGGATCGCGAAGGCCGAGGAGGACTTCGCCGTAGCGCGGCGCGAGATGCGCACACGCACGCATCCCGCATTTGGAGCGATCTGTTTTCACGCGCAGCAGTGCGCGGAGAAGTACTTGAAAGCGCGGCTGTGCGAGAGCGGAACGCCGATTGAGCGAACGCACGACTTGGCGAAGCTGCTTGCCGAGCTTGCCAAATCAGACGCCGGACTTGGCCTGCTCGCGCCGGCCGCTGACGGACTGACAAGCTTCGGCGTCAAGTATCGTTACCCGGGCGCGACCGCATCCCGCGCAGATGCCCGTGGAGCGCTCAGGGCGGCGACGCTGATCCGCGAGGCAATGCGAATGAAACTCGGAGTTCCGATCGCCCCGAAGCGTCGAAAGCGGGCGCCCCCTCGGCGCAGGCTCCGGCGGTCCACGACGCGCAAGCGAAAACGCGGCAAATGA